One genomic region from Apodemus sylvaticus chromosome 1, mApoSyl1.1, whole genome shotgun sequence encodes:
- the Lcor gene encoding ligand-dependent corepressor isoform X5: MVKLCTHHQKQFIRVLSDLYTESEPGSEDLQRLDPTVMDVSACDSGCAQLNSSDNEKGDCLEGSSPASVKLFLDSSGSPSSLNVTEETMKEPPPETDSGDGRDNALSTVQKDSSDLPDAPHNPTGSADDSSTLGGLSTLDSPSSNSPHRSKSLERQTTGQEQDTNMQPCEDAEDSAPASAQSLAAAEVAAENTEEGGSCAVAQSNSFQALSEETWDSGLVGNPSSTADKENALQCSSKSPLHRELETDEQDARPEHENHLHSLGRNKAGFQADPRDMGHFDHSKGGWLAPSPTPTVHRASNGHPQTKMIPASIKTARKSKRASGLRINDYDNQCDVVYISQPITECHFESQRSILSSRKTARKSTRGYFFNGDCCELPTVRTLARNLCSQEKGSCSPIASEAVVTPKQTLTVPTSKHIVGVQLPAVGVQLPTLDVQLPTVGVQLPTADVQLPTVGAQLPTADVQLPTAGVQLPTADVQLPTVGAQLPTADVQLPTVDVQISTVDVQLPTVGEQLLEEDTCDDPRKERASPEEGGEDSSSAKEHQEPEVCLTVSEQDPSSFPSPGEATASSPACLLPALLPSEGVSDVPESSSVASPPTERVLSFYEQDQPPASLLGPEEMQAQECHLDVTTGSLPVASREDSEDLLCQPQPSPEPVIREESSPCSEDESPAVTLDSPLGLELSEHGQSTSTETETGDIPGETLLLDGSLPLLESSIVTDEHPSQKEGGEPASGTGHLEAHDNDTKYSAENDPSEPNSDSPEENVDKKKKAKKFPEASDRCLRSQIVDSSSADRNPGSQDLDSSPACSEIKVSKNPAVKHSKREGDSGGVTSEGPVMDSLEDTEDPGVSEHSSDEETTQGAEGVGIITRQTVKNMLAVEVKREEGGTSPNSDPTAAGQPLPGDNLETHVCSKIDERDAHVPSENIPCKRDPEQVKENPGHSATRDTEAAVSEVDTEDSHHRDDAGLAPWTSARVSASQGGGTAGPPKSVTRPKRLPPAYNLRHALNTTKMTSEKQVTPVNPAPKESGASESAEPFDEEDEDTEVEEQPKFVGWCAEEENQELIANFNAHYLRVQKGWIQLEKEAQPTARARSKSDKLKEIWKSKKRSRKGRGSLEVQKFSPVQMLFMTNFKLSNICKWFLETTETRSLVIVKKLNTRLPGDIPLVKHPLQKYPPSTMYPSSLQAERLKKHLKKFPGAIPARNNWKTQKLWAKLRENPDQVEPEAGSDISLGPNSEDSVEEVREGRHSHPPTNLPTPASTRILRKYSNIRGKLRAQRLDSSLGGASETKQGRKSVCINPLMSPKLALRVGADGFPVNAKRAERNKGRRGKPMPGTLLKVDGQNKRKRAEGSGSQDGKDTGPATKASRGLSAKKLAAKDRANQLSKKMTLKENKVRVCRKGPGRSCPPSRKEKENANRRPGHPASASEALTKSSKQRGAREASSKAPKVRRRNRKLSSGRGRARPLAKSPENRTATRKRKLKAKLDSSQGKRRRLEAK, encoded by the coding sequence ATGGTCAAGCTGTGCACTCATCATCAGAAGCAATTCATCCGGGTCCTGAGCGACCTGTACACCGAATCTGAGCCAGGCTCTGAGGACCTGCAGCGTTTGGACCCCACAGTGATGGATGTCTCCGCCTGCGATTCAGGTTGTGCCCAGCTGAACAGCAGTGACAATGAAAAGGGTGACTGTCTTGAGGGAagctctcctgcctctgtgaAGCTGTTCTTAGACTCCTCCGGTTCTCCCAGCTCCCTGAATGTGACTGAAGAAACCATGAAGGAACCACCTCCTGAAACAGACTCTGGAGATGGGAGAGACAATGCCCTGAGCACTGTCCAGAAAGATTCCTCTGACCTTCCAGACGCTCCGCATAACCCCACAGGCTCTGCAGACGACAGTTCCACCCTGGGGGGCCTCAGTACATTGGACTCTCCCTCTTCGAACTCCCCCCACAGGTCTAAAAGCTTAGAGAGGCAAACCACTGGCCAGGAGCAAGACACAAACATGCAGCCCTGTGAGGATGCTGAAGACAGTGCCCCGGCGTCAGCCCAAAGCCTGGCTGCAGCAGAAGTGGCAGCTGAGAACACGGAAGAGGGTGGCAGCTGTGCTGTTGCTCAGAGCAACTCATTCCAAGCTTTATCAGAAGAGACGTGGGACTCAGGGCTCGTGGGAAACCCATCTAGTACTGCAGACAAAGAGAATGCTTTACAGTGTAGCTCAAAATCACCCTTACACCGGGAGTTAGAGACGGATGAGCAAGATGCAAGGCCAGAGCACGAGAACCATCTCCACTCACTAGGTAGAAACAAGGCGGGTTTCCAGGCAGATCCCAGAGACATGGGCCATTTTGATCATTCCAAAGGCGGTTGGTTAGCTCCCAGCCCCACGCCAACTGTACACAGAGCATCCAATGGTCACCCACAAACCAAGATGATACCGGCCTCCATCAAGACTGCTCGGAAAAGTAAGAGGGCATCAGGATTGAGGATAAACGATTATGACAACCAGTGCGATGTTGTTTATATCAGTCAACCAATAACAGAGTGCCACTTTGAGAGTCAAAGGTCCATACTGTCTTCTCGGAAAACAGCCCGAAAGAGTACCCGGGGATACTTCTTCAATGGTGATTGCTGTGAGCTGCCAACGGTTCGCACACTGGCCAGAAATTTATgctcccaagaaaaaggaagctgCTCACCAATAGCATCAGAGGCAGTGGTGACTCCCAAGCAGACTCTTACAGTTCCCACCTCAAAGCACATAGTAGGTGTGCAGCTTCCCGCAGTAGGCGTACAGCTTCCCACATTAGATGTCCAGCTTCCCACAGTAGGTGTACAACTTCCTACAGCGGATGTGCAGCTTCCCACAGTAGGTGCACAACTTCCtacagcagatgtgcagcttccCACAGCAGGTGTACAACTTCCTACAGCGGATGTGCAGCTTCCCACAGTAGGTGCACAACTTCCtacagcagatgtgcagcttccCACAGTGGATGTGCAAATTTCCACAGTTGATGTACAGCTTCCCACAGTAGGTGAGCAGCTTCTGGAAGAAGATACCTGTGACGATCCTAGGAAAGAAAGAGCCTCCCCTGAGGAAGGGGGTGAAGACTCATCATCAGCAAAAGAGCATCAGGAGCCAGAAGTTTGCCTCACCGTGAGTGAACAGGACCCTAGTAGCTTCCCTAGTCCAGGAGAGGCCACAGCCTCTAGCCCAGCATGTCTTCTGCCTGCTCTCCTTCCCAGTGAGGGTGTGTCTGATGTGCCAGAAAGCAGCAGTGTGGCCTCGCCTCCCACAGAACGTGTACTGTCTTTCTATGAACAAGACCAGCCACCGGCCTCCCTGCTAGGTCCAGAGGAAATGCAGGCACAGGAGTGCCACTTGGATGTGACAACTGGAAGCCTCCCGGTCGCCTCCCGGGAGGACAGTGAAGACCTCCTGTGTCAACCTCAGCCTTCTCCTGAaccagtcatcagagaggagagtTCTCCATGCTCAGAAGATGAAAGTCCTGCTGTGACTTTAGATTCTCCCCTAGGGCTAGAACTGTCTGAGCATGGCCAAAGCACGAGCACTGAGACTGAGACCGGAGACATCCCTGGGGAGACACTGCTGCTAGATGGCTCCCTGCCCCTACTGGAGAGCAGCATTGTCACCGATGAACACCCAAGCCAGAAGGAAGGAGGTGAGCCTGCGAGTGGAACGGGACACCTGGAGGCGCATGACAATGACACAAAATACTCAGCAGAAAATGATCCCAGTGAGCCAAACTCCGACTCACCTGAAGAGAATGTGGATAAGAAGAAAAAGGCTAAAAAGTTCCCCGAGGCCTCTGATAGGTGCCTAAGAAGTCAGATTGTAGATTCTTCCTCTGCTGACAGGAACCCAGGAAGCCAGGATTTGGATTCTTCCCCTGCTTGTTCTGAGATCAAGGTTTCTAAAAATCCTGCTGTAAAGCATTCTAAAAGAGAAGGGGACTCGGGTGGGGTGACTTCCGAGGGCCCAGTGATGGACAGTCTGGAGGACACTGAAGACCCTGGTGTCAGTGAACACTCCTCTGATGAAGAGACCACGCAGGGCGCTGAAGGAGTTGGCATCATTACAAGGCAGACTGTTAAAAACATGCTGGCAGTGGAAGttaaaagggaagagggagggacttCCCCAAACAGTGACCCAACCGCTGCTGGCCAGCCATTGCCTGGAGACAACCTGGAAACCCATGTCTGCTCCaagatagatgagagagatgcccatgtgCCCTCAGAAAACATTCCTTGCAAGAGGGACCCAGAGCAGGTAAAGGAGAACCCGGGACACAGTGCCACACGGGACACAGAGGCCGCTGTGAGTGAGGTAGACACGGAAGACAGCCACCACAGAGATGATGCGGGCCTGGCTCCGTGGACCTCAGCTCGGGTGTCAGCCAGTCAGGGCGGTGGCACTGCTGGACCACCAAAATCGGTAACAAGGCCTAAGAGACTGCCTCCTGCCTACAACCTGAGACATGCCTTGAACACTACGAAAATGACTTCGGAAAAGCAGGTCACACCGGTAAACCCAGCACCAAAGGAAAGTGGGGCTTCTGAGAGTGCAGAGCCCTTCGATGAGGAAGATGAGGACACGGAGGTGGAGGAGCAGCCCAAGTTCGTGGGCTGGTGTGCAGAAGAGGAGAACCAGGAGCTTATCGCCAACTTCAACGCCCACTACCTGAGGGTCCAGAAGGGCTGGATCCAGCTGGAGAAGGAAGCACAACCCACAGCCAGAGCCAGGAGCAAGTCGGACAAGCTGAAGGAGATCTGGAAGAGCAAGAAGAGGTCGCGGAAGGGTAGGGGTTCACTGGAGGTGCAAAAATTTTCTCCTGTTCAGATGCTGTTTATGACAAACTTTAAGCTGTCTAACATCTGTAAGTGGTTCTTAGAGACAACAGAAACTCGGTCTCTGGTCATCGTGAAGAAACTGAATACTCGTCTTCCAGGAGACATCCCGCTTGTTAAACACCCTCTTCAGAAGTACCCCCCTTCCACCATGTACCCTAGCTCACTGCAGGCAGAACGCttgaaaaaacacttaaagaaattcccCGGAGCCATTCCTGCTAGGAATAATTGGAAGACACAGAAGCTATGGGCTAAACTACGAGAGAATCCTGACCAGGTAGAGCCAGAGGCTGGCAGCGACATCAGCCTTGGCCCTAACAGTGAGGACAGTGTGGAGGAAGTCAGAGAAGGTAGACATAGCCATCCCCCCACCAACTTGCCTACTCCAGCCAGCACCCGGATCCTTAGAAAGTATTCCAATATTCGAGGAAAGCTCAGAGCCCAGCGCCTGGACAGCTCACTGGGTGGGGCTTCTGAAACTAAGCAGGGCCGCAAGAGCGTGTGCATCAACCCGCTAATGTCCCCAAAGCTCGCCCTCCGGGTGGGTGCAGATGGCTTTCCCGTCAACGCCAAGAGAGCTGAAAGAAACAAGGGGCGAAGAGGGAAGCCGATGCCCGGAACTTTGCTTAAAGTGGACGGTCAGAACAAGCGCAAGAGAGCAGAAGGCTCCGGTTCTCAAGACGGGAAGGACACGGGGCCGGCAACAAAAGCCAGCAGAGGCCTTTCTGCCAAGAAGCTAGCTGCAAAGGACAGAGCCAACCAGCTATCCAAGAAGATGACCTTGAAAGAGAATAAAGTGAGAGTCTGTAGAAAGGGTCCTGGGAGGAGCTGCCCACCatccaggaaagaaaaagagaatgcaAACAGAAGACCTGGCCATCCGGCCTCGGCCTCCGAAGCGCTGACAAAGTCCTCAAAACAAAGGGGCGCAAGAGAAGCCTCTTCCAAGGCCCCAAAAGTCAGGAGGAGAAACCGGAAGCTGAGCAGTGGTAGGGGCCGGGCCAGACCCTTGGCTAAAAGCCCAGAGAACCGGACTGCCACGAGGAAAAGAAAGCTCAAGGCCAAGCTGGATTCTTCCCAGGGCAAACGCAGGCGGTTAGAAGCCAAGTAA